One stretch of Aquimarina sp. Aq107 DNA includes these proteins:
- a CDS encoding non-ribosomal peptide synthetase → MIENLIHTLESLSIGVKVQDGDIKINAPKGVLTNEIVNDIKTHKEQLISLLSSYEPIPRSTEKEYYDLTSSQRRLWTLSQFDEGSMAYNIFGAFELHGILDLDKLSLAFNHLISRHESLRTVFEENKSGELGQYIIPIKEHSSVLKFIDLRENITEEIIANRVTSFQRHIFDLENGPLFIGEIMKVSPDRYVLVFNMHHIIGDGWSMAVLKKEFMLIYNTLVSGSSLELPELNIQYKDYSEWQNSKVQQENLKKSESFWLDMLKGDLPILELPFQKVRPKLKTYNGSNSKHIFSKAFTSQLNAYRQQNEVTTFMVLMAAVNGLFSRYTNTEDFVLGTPVAGREHPDLEEQVGLYLNTLAIRTQFEKSTSFKELLAIQKSTLLDAYSHQNYPFDELIDELHLKRDMSRSALFDIMVVFQNQQEVVDPEGSLFNEVELVPYQNTDKSFSKFDITLVFSEQDSQLNLDLEFNTDIYEAVFIEKIALHLENFLQECIANSDQSVTKINYLSELEEKQIIYDFNDTLTPYPSSKTIVDLFVEQAINTPDAIAITFEEKELTYKELDELSNQLANYLISNYDIEIEDLVGVKLDRSEWLIITLLAVLKTGGAYVPIDPNYPEQRIAYIEKDSKCKFTIDEDLLESFRNSETSLKSLPKVKTKANHLAYVMYTSGSTGTPKGVLIEQQSIIRLVKSSNYYQFAPSDVLLTTGAFSFDATTFEYWGTLLNGSKLVICTKDVLLNSTLLNKQIKDTAVNVMWFTSGWFNQLVDNDIGIFESLETVLVGGDKLSAGHISTIKEVFPNLKLINGYGPTENTTFSLTHNITEVENEIPIGSPISNSTVYILNDDLQVQPIGIVGEICLGGDGLARGYLNDPDLTSARFITHPFLDNSRLYRTGDLGRWLADGTVEFMGRKDDQVKIRGYRIELGEIENVILRKKSIDQCVVTVDKVQEENAIISYLVSAETIDKKELRSELSKELPDYMLPSYYVSLDKIPLTPNGKVDKKALSKIGKEDLIQKEYVAPKNELEEQLVSIWEDVLGVEDIGVTDNFFELGGHSLKVTLVCNKIKQILGLELGIKDMFLDPTITGIALRLQKNTQSDIPKAEEKENYPLTFSQKRLWILSQFEEGSIAYNIPGAYELKGVVAIDKLKKALRAIIERHESLRTVFLTDDHGDVRQYIKSIDEVEVIIDQKDLSNVIDQSSAVSSIIENSNKHRFDLGDAPLLKLQLVTLSQEKHLLLFNMHHIISDGWSMEVLSKEFAVIYGSLLNNKNIILPTLSLQYKDYAEWLTGELQQSKLQESKDFWLDKFKGDLPVLELPTYQSRPKIKTYKGDASTYTFSKDFSHRLQLFSEKRGASLFMTVMAGINGLFSRYTGLSDIVLGTPIAGRDHPDLEGQIGLFLNTLAIRTQFQKSYTFDDLLEIQKSTLLDAYSHQDYPFDDLVNTLDLHRDMSRSALFDVMVVFQNQRGLLESDDSSIEGLTFNEYKNNHRKVSQFDISFIFSVKEDCLHLYLEYNTDLYKSSFIEKLFKHLEGFLNGCISKPLQSIQTIDYLTQSERTQLLDDFNTTEASFPENETIVDLFLAQVKKIPKATAVIYEEKEFTYQELDELSNELSHFLSKNYPLNLEDLIGVKLNRDEWLVVSLLAILKLGCAYVPIDPKYPKQRIAYIEKDSRCKVIIDDNLLSIFKEEKNTSKEPVDVQISSSNIAYIIYTSGSTGIPKGVMIKHSNAVSMLNWSKLEFSSTDFEMLYAVTSHCFDLSVFEIFYPLTIGKKIRVIDNGLSITKYLSKDKKILINTVPSVVDSLLEHNIPFDNIVGINMAGEPIPISLSNALLKYDVELRNLYGPSEDTTYSSCYHIDKLHEQSLPIGKPISNTQFYILSDELLLQPIGVVGEICISGEGLSSGYLNKVELTNEKFVPNPYQPGELMYRTGDLGKWLADGTIGFIGRQDDQVKIRGHRIELGEIEHALTQEESVINSVVLTKDYKGEKTIVAYLVGNNLDQHKLRESLLEQLPIYMLPSYYKFLEEIPLTPNGKIDKKALLELEDLESSSQEYVAPRNKLERELVEEWKDLLEIDQVGIRDNFFELGGHSLTVNALLNRINVNYKTVIKIEQFFSSPTIEFLSLHIENVQWQNEEVKQIEKKKIII, encoded by the coding sequence GTGATTGAAAATTTAATTCATACGCTGGAATCATTAAGTATTGGTGTTAAAGTACAAGATGGAGATATAAAAATTAATGCTCCAAAAGGTGTTTTAACCAATGAAATTGTGAACGATATCAAAACTCATAAAGAGCAGTTGATTAGTTTACTTTCTTCATATGAGCCTATACCGAGGTCAACTGAAAAGGAGTATTATGATCTCACCTCTTCTCAAAGACGTTTATGGACATTAAGTCAGTTCGATGAAGGTAGTATGGCTTATAATATATTTGGAGCATTCGAACTTCATGGAATATTAGATCTTGATAAACTATCATTGGCATTCAACCACCTAATTAGTAGACATGAAAGTTTACGCACAGTTTTTGAAGAAAATAAAAGTGGAGAGTTAGGCCAATATATAATTCCGATAAAAGAGCACTCTTCAGTATTAAAATTTATTGATCTCAGGGAAAATATTACAGAAGAAATTATAGCAAATCGTGTTACATCTTTTCAGAGACATATTTTCGATTTAGAAAACGGACCGCTATTTATTGGAGAGATTATGAAAGTTTCTCCTGATCGATATGTATTGGTATTTAATATGCATCATATTATTGGAGATGGATGGTCTATGGCTGTGTTAAAGAAGGAGTTTATGCTTATTTATAACACACTAGTATCAGGAAGTAGTCTAGAATTACCAGAATTGAATATTCAATATAAAGACTATTCTGAATGGCAAAATAGTAAAGTTCAACAGGAGAATTTGAAAAAATCAGAGTCATTTTGGCTGGATATGTTGAAGGGGGATTTACCAATATTAGAATTACCTTTTCAGAAAGTTAGACCAAAACTAAAAACATATAATGGTTCTAATAGCAAACATATATTTTCTAAAGCATTTACTTCACAACTTAATGCATATAGACAACAAAATGAGGTAACCACATTTATGGTTTTAATGGCAGCTGTAAATGGTTTGTTTTCAAGATATACAAATACTGAAGATTTTGTACTAGGAACTCCTGTGGCAGGGAGAGAACATCCGGATTTAGAAGAGCAAGTTGGTTTGTACTTGAATACTTTGGCTATTCGAACTCAATTCGAAAAATCAACAAGTTTTAAAGAATTACTGGCAATTCAAAAATCCACTTTATTAGATGCTTATTCACATCAAAACTACCCTTTTGATGAGTTGATTGATGAATTGCATTTAAAGAGAGATATGAGTCGATCAGCTTTGTTTGATATTATGGTTGTCTTTCAAAATCAACAAGAGGTAGTCGATCCGGAAGGATCGCTTTTTAATGAAGTTGAATTAGTACCATATCAAAATACAGACAAGTCATTTAGCAAATTTGATATTACACTCGTTTTTTCCGAACAAGACTCACAATTGAACTTAGACTTAGAATTCAATACAGATATTTATGAAGCTGTTTTTATAGAAAAAATAGCGCTGCATTTAGAAAATTTCTTACAAGAATGTATCGCCAATTCTGATCAAAGTGTTACTAAGATTAATTATTTAAGCGAATTAGAGGAGAAACAAATAATATATGATTTTAATGACACTCTAACTCCATACCCAAGTAGTAAAACAATTGTAGATCTGTTTGTTGAACAAGCTATAAATACTCCTGATGCAATTGCAATAACATTTGAAGAAAAAGAGCTAACCTATAAAGAATTGGATGAGCTATCCAACCAATTGGCAAATTACTTAATAAGTAATTATGATATTGAAATTGAAGATTTAGTTGGTGTTAAATTAGATCGCAGCGAATGGTTAATAATTACTTTGTTAGCTGTTTTAAAAACTGGTGGCGCATATGTTCCTATTGATCCAAATTATCCGGAACAACGTATCGCATATATTGAAAAGGATAGCAAATGTAAGTTTACCATTGATGAAGATTTACTAGAGTCATTTAGGAATTCTGAAACTTCATTGAAATCGCTACCAAAAGTTAAGACCAAAGCGAATCATCTCGCGTATGTGATGTATACTTCGGGATCGACAGGAACCCCTAAAGGCGTATTAATTGAGCAACAAAGTATTATTCGCTTGGTAAAATCATCCAACTATTATCAATTTGCACCATCAGATGTATTGTTAACAACAGGGGCATTTTCATTTGATGCTACTACATTCGAGTATTGGGGAACTTTATTAAATGGATCGAAGTTAGTCATCTGTACTAAAGATGTGTTGCTAAATAGTACATTATTGAATAAACAAATTAAAGATACTGCAGTTAACGTAATGTGGTTTACTTCTGGATGGTTCAATCAACTGGTTGATAATGATATAGGGATATTTGAATCGTTAGAAACAGTTTTGGTAGGAGGAGATAAATTATCAGCTGGACATATTAGTACTATTAAGGAGGTTTTTCCAAATCTGAAATTAATTAATGGTTATGGTCCAACGGAAAATACTACATTTTCTTTGACTCACAACATAACTGAAGTAGAAAATGAAATACCTATTGGATCTCCAATAAGTAATAGCACAGTATATATCTTGAATGATGATCTACAAGTACAACCAATTGGTATAGTAGGGGAAATCTGTTTAGGAGGAGATGGTTTAGCAAGAGGATATCTGAATGATCCTGATCTTACTTCTGCGAGGTTTATAACACATCCTTTTTTGGATAATAGTCGATTATATAGAACAGGTGATTTAGGTCGTTGGTTAGCTGATGGTACCGTAGAGTTTATGGGGCGAAAAGATGATCAAGTAAAGATTAGAGGGTATCGTATCGAACTTGGGGAAATAGAAAATGTGATTCTAAGAAAAAAATCGATAGATCAATGTGTAGTTACAGTTGATAAAGTTCAAGAAGAAAATGCAATTATATCTTATCTGGTTAGTGCAGAAACTATAGATAAAAAAGAATTGAGATCTGAACTAAGCAAAGAACTACCGGATTACATGTTACCTAGCTACTATGTTTCCTTAGATAAAATACCACTAACTCCCAACGGTAAGGTAGATAAGAAAGCATTATCAAAGATTGGAAAGGAAGACTTGATTCAAAAAGAATATGTAGCACCTAAGAATGAGTTAGAAGAACAGTTAGTGTCGATCTGGGAAGATGTATTAGGAGTAGAAGATATAGGAGTCACAGACAACTTTTTTGAATTAGGAGGGCATAGTCTAAAAGTAACTTTGGTATGTAATAAAATAAAGCAAATATTGGGTCTCGAGTTAGGAATAAAGGATATGTTTCTCGATCCTACTATTACTGGGATAGCTTTGAGATTGCAAAAGAATACACAATCGGATATTCCTAAAGCAGAAGAAAAAGAAAATTATCCGTTGACGTTTTCTCAAAAAAGACTTTGGATTTTAAGTCAGTTTGAAGAAGGTAGTATCGCATATAATATTCCAGGAGCTTATGAATTGAAAGGTGTAGTAGCTATTGATAAACTAAAAAAAGCACTTAGAGCTATTATAGAAAGACATGAAAGCCTACGAACAGTTTTTTTAACCGATGATCATGGAGATGTACGTCAATATATAAAGAGTATCGATGAGGTTGAAGTGATAATTGATCAAAAAGATTTAAGTAATGTAATCGATCAATCTTCTGCAGTTTCATCAATTATCGAAAATAGTAACAAACATCGTTTTGATCTCGGTGACGCACCGCTTTTAAAATTACAGTTAGTTACATTATCTCAAGAAAAGCATTTATTACTATTTAATATGCATCATATCATCAGTGATGGATGGTCAATGGAGGTACTTAGTAAAGAATTTGCAGTAATATATGGTAGTTTGTTAAATAATAAGAATATTATTTTACCTACACTATCACTTCAATATAAGGACTATGCAGAGTGGTTAACAGGAGAATTACAACAGTCTAAATTACAAGAATCCAAAGATTTTTGGCTAGATAAATTTAAAGGTGATTTACCAGTTTTAGAACTTCCAACGTATCAATCTAGACCTAAAATCAAGACATACAAAGGTGACGCATCAACATATACTTTTTCAAAAGATTTTAGTCATCGTTTGCAACTGTTTTCAGAAAAAAGAGGAGCAAGTTTATTTATGACTGTAATGGCAGGTATAAATGGTTTGTTTTCGAGATATACAGGATTGAGTGATATAGTATTGGGAACTCCAATAGCAGGAAGAGATCATCCAGATCTAGAAGGACAGATAGGTTTATTTCTAAATACATTGGCCATCCGTACTCAGTTTCAGAAATCATATACTTTTGATGATCTTTTAGAGATACAAAAAAGCACATTATTAGATGCATATTCACATCAAGATTATCCTTTTGATGATTTAGTAAATACTTTAGATCTACATCGTGATATGAGTCGTTCTGCTCTATTTGATGTAATGGTAGTATTTCAAAACCAAAGAGGATTACTAGAATCTGATGATTCTTCTATAGAAGGACTAACATTTAATGAATACAAGAATAATCATAGAAAGGTAAGTCAATTTGATATTAGTTTTATCTTTTCTGTAAAGGAAGATTGTTTGCATTTATACTTAGAATATAATACCGATTTATATAAGTCATCATTTATAGAAAAACTATTCAAACATCTCGAAGGTTTTTTAAATGGATGTATTTCAAAACCTCTACAAAGTATACAAACTATTGATTATTTAACTCAATCAGAGCGAACCCAATTATTAGATGATTTTAATACAACAGAGGCTTCATTTCCAGAAAATGAGACAATTGTAGATTTATTTTTAGCACAAGTAAAAAAGATACCAAAAGCTACTGCAGTTATATATGAAGAAAAAGAATTTACCTATCAGGAATTAGATGAGCTTTCAAATGAATTATCTCATTTTTTGTCAAAAAATTACCCTCTTAATTTAGAAGACTTAATAGGCGTTAAACTAAATAGAGATGAATGGTTAGTAGTATCATTGTTAGCAATTTTAAAACTTGGTTGTGCTTATGTACCAATAGATCCGAAATATCCAAAACAGAGAATAGCATATATTGAAAAAGATAGTAGGTGTAAAGTTATTATAGATGATAACTTGCTATCAATTTTTAAAGAAGAAAAGAATACCTCAAAAGAGCCTGTTGATGTACAAATTAGCTCGTCTAATATTGCTTACATAATTTACACATCAGGTTCTACAGGAATACCAAAAGGAGTAATGATAAAGCATAGCAATGCAGTGTCAATGCTCAACTGGAGTAAACTTGAATTTTCATCTACTGATTTTGAAATGTTGTATGCGGTGACTTCTCATTGTTTTGATTTATCGGTTTTTGAAATTTTTTATCCTTTAACTATTGGTAAGAAAATTAGAGTAATAGATAATGGCTTATCAATTACTAAATACCTTTCAAAAGATAAGAAGATACTAATAAATACTGTTCCTTCTGTAGTAGATAGCTTATTAGAACATAATATACCTTTTGATAATATTGTGGGTATTAATATGGCGGGAGAACCGATTCCTATTTCTTTAAGTAACGCATTATTGAAATATGATGTAGAGTTAAGAAATTTATATGGCCCTTCTGAAGATACCACTTATAGTAGCTGTTATCATATAGATAAACTTCATGAACAATCATTACCGATAGGAAAACCTATATCAAACACTCAGTTTTATATCCTGTCAGATGAACTTTTATTACAACCTATTGGAGTAGTGGGAGAGATCTGTATATCGGGTGAAGGATTATCATCAGGATATTTAAACAAAGTTGAACTCACGAATGAGAAATTTGTGCCAAATCCATATCAACCTGGAGAATTAATGTATAGAACTGGTGATTTGGGAAAATGGTTAGCGGATGGTACAATAGGTTTTATAGGAAGACAAGATGATCAGGTTAAGATTCGTGGACATCGAATTGAACTGGGAGAAATTGAACATGCATTAACTCAAGAAGAATCAGTAATAAATTCTGTTGTATTAACAAAAGATTACAAAGGAGAAAAAACTATTGTGGCTTACTTAGTAGGAAACAATTTGGATCAACACAAATTACGAGAATCTCTTTTGGAACAGCTACCGATTTATATGCTTCCATCATATTATAAATTTTTGGAAGAGATCCCATTAACGCCCAATGGTAAAATTGATAAAAAAGCTTTATTAGAATTAGAAGATTTAGAATCTAGTAGTCAGGAATATGTGGCACCTAGAAATAAGTTGGAAAGAGAATTGGTAGAAGAATGGAAAGATCTATTAGAAATAGACCAAGTTGGAATAAGAGATAACTTTTTTGAGTTAGGAGGACATAGTTTAACCGTTAATGCGCTTCTAAATCGTATAAATGTCAACTACAAAACGGTAATCAAAATAGAACAATTCTTTAGTTCACCTACCATTGAGTTCTTGTCATTACATATTGAAAATGTACAATGGCAAAACGAAGAAGTAAAACAAATCGAGAAGAAAAAAATTATTATATAA